The Clostridioides sp. ES-S-0010-02 genome window below encodes:
- a CDS encoding DUF3793 family protein: MHCCNSQFCCKNKIESSYIKWLLEVLGPVFLGSKPAEIINISFTDVNREEKINDIYKYLYNCKRIDFIVIDKEKKGLKILFVNKTALSERLKCKKTVNFLKFLGYKQNTNVNAYLEHLVEKLKTDTFPDEIGIFLGYPLKDVIGFMGYSNYEVSMIRYWKVYGDPKQSEDTYSKFLLHRKKMRKLLDYISVDKIVSCF, translated from the coding sequence ATGCATTGTTGCAATTCACAATTTTGTTGTAAGAATAAAATTGAATCATCATATATAAAATGGCTTTTAGAAGTTTTAGGTCCAGTTTTTTTAGGCTCTAAACCTGCTGAAATAATAAATATTTCATTTACTGATGTAAATAGAGAGGAAAAAATTAATGATATTTACAAATATCTATATAATTGTAAAAGAATAGATTTTATAGTTATTGATAAAGAAAAAAAAGGATTAAAAATTTTATTTGTAAATAAAACAGCATTGTCAGAAAGATTAAAATGTAAAAAAACAGTAAATTTCTTGAAGTTTTTAGGATACAAACAAAATACTAATGTAAATGCTTATTTAGAGCATCTAGTTGAAAAGCTTAAAACTGATACTTTTCCTGATGAAATAGGTATTTTTTTAGGATATCCCCTTAAAGATGTAATTGGATTTATGGGATATAGTAACTATGAAGTTTCTATGATTAGGTATTGGAAAGTTTATGGTGATCCAAAACAATCAGAAGACACATATTCTAAGTTCTTGCTTCATCGTAAAAAAATGAGAAAATTACTTGACTACATAAGTGTAGATAAAATAGTAAGCTGTTTCTAA
- a CDS encoding methionine ABC transporter ATP-binding protein: protein MISIKNVNKYYGKTQVLKDVSIEIESGEIFGIIGHSGAGKSTLLRCINGLEEYQEGSVLVSNKEVKSLNEKQMRDLRKELGMIFQHFSLLERKTVFDNVALPLECFGYTKAEIKKRVLELLEVVGISEKKNDKPRNLSGGQKQRVAIARALALNPQVLLCDEATSALDPNTTKSILSLLEDINKNLGITIIVVTHQMEVIKQICGRVAIMENGEVLEIGDTEEIFLRNTKGLRKLIGEESIILPKGTNIKILFPKDISNEAIITTMARELNIDVSIIFGKLEQFKEDILGSLIINVSDKSGDKVKQYLTDKDIRWEEMINE, encoded by the coding sequence ATGATTAGCATAAAAAATGTTAATAAGTATTATGGAAAGACTCAAGTACTTAAAGATGTAAGTATTGAGATAGAATCTGGAGAAATTTTTGGAATAATAGGTCATAGTGGTGCTGGAAAATCAACACTACTTAGATGTATAAATGGGCTAGAAGAATATCAAGAAGGTAGTGTGCTTGTATCTAATAAGGAAGTAAAGTCATTAAATGAAAAGCAAATGAGGGATTTAAGAAAAGAGTTAGGTATGATTTTTCAACACTTTTCATTACTTGAAAGAAAAACAGTGTTTGATAATGTAGCATTACCTTTAGAGTGCTTTGGATATACAAAGGCAGAAATAAAAAAAAGAGTTTTAGAGTTACTAGAAGTGGTTGGTATATCTGAAAAGAAAAATGATAAACCAAGAAACTTAAGTGGTGGTCAAAAACAGAGAGTTGCAATTGCTAGGGCTTTAGCACTAAACCCACAAGTACTTCTTTGTGATGAAGCAACTTCAGCACTAGACCCAAATACTACAAAATCAATTCTTTCATTACTTGAAGATATAAACAAAAACCTAGGAATAACAATAATAGTTGTAACTCACCAAATGGAAGTTATAAAACAAATTTGTGGAAGAGTGGCAATAATGGAAAATGGAGAGGTATTAGAAATAGGAGATACAGAAGAAATTTTCTTGAGAAATACTAAAGGACTTAGAAAATTAATAGGTGAAGAAAGTATAATTTTACCAAAAGGAACAAATATAAAAATACTATTCCCTAAAGACATTTCTAATGAAGCTATTATTACAACAATGGCAAGAGAGTTAAACATAGATGTATCTATAATATTTGGGAAATTAGAACAATTTAAAGAAGATATTTTAGGTTCACTTATTATAAATGTTTCAGATAAAAGTGGAGATAAAGTAAAACAGTATCTTACAGATAAGGACATAAGATGGGAGGAAATGATAAATGAATAG
- a CDS encoding NrtA/SsuA/CpmA family ABC transporter substrate-binding protein: MTSLVMVLVGTVGCSTKEEGNKDVPTKKETSLPKEINLTYVKSPLNVPSILEKKDDSFGKEFKKDNIKVNFHELTTGPEQTQALAAGELDFLHALGGTSAIIAASNGVGLKVTNIYSRSPKGYMLITNNENIKSIKDLKGKKIVGPKGTILHQLLIAALAKEGYTIDDVEYVNMDIPSAASALESKSADVAMLAGPVALKTINAGSKMIVNGEGLVSGIIVTAVSDDFAQKYPELVKRFMKVHEDTLKYMDENKDKVMEEVSKEVGLTLDETKEMYSWYDFSSKITDKDIKELEDTQEFLMSNGMQEKKINIKDMLYNQN; the protein is encoded by the coding sequence ATGACATCTTTAGTAATGGTATTGGTTGGGACTGTGGGATGTTCAACCAAAGAAGAGGGTAATAAAGATGTTCCTACAAAAAAAGAGACTAGTTTACCTAAGGAAATAAATTTAACCTATGTGAAGTCTCCACTTAACGTTCCAAGTATACTGGAAAAGAAAGATGATTCATTTGGTAAGGAATTTAAAAAGGATAATATAAAAGTTAATTTTCATGAACTAACAACAGGCCCAGAACAAACTCAGGCACTAGCTGCTGGAGAATTAGACTTTTTACATGCATTAGGTGGAACATCTGCTATAATAGCAGCATCTAATGGAGTTGGACTTAAAGTTACAAATATCTATAGTAGATCACCAAAAGGATATATGCTTATAACTAACAATGAAAATATCAAATCTATAAAAGATTTAAAAGGTAAGAAAATTGTAGGTCCAAAAGGGACTATACTTCATCAATTATTGATTGCTGCACTTGCTAAGGAAGGTTATACGATAGATGATGTTGAATATGTAAACATGGATATTCCTAGTGCTGCCTCTGCATTAGAAAGTAAAAGTGCAGATGTTGCAATGCTTGCAGGGCCAGTGGCTTTAAAAACAATAAATGCAGGTAGCAAAATGATAGTAAATGGAGAAGGTTTAGTTAGTGGAATAATAGTTACTGCAGTAAGTGATGATTTTGCTCAAAAATATCCTGAATTAGTAAAAAGATTTATGAAAGTTCATGAAGATACTTTAAAATATATGGATGAGAATAAAGATAAGGTAATGGAAGAGGTATCAAAAGAAGTTGGTTTAACTTTAGATGAAACAAAGGAAATGTATTCTTGGTATGATTTTAGTTCTAAGATAACAGATAAGGACATAAAAGAGTTAGAGGATACACAAGAATTCTTGATGTCTAATGGAATGCAAGAAAAGAAAATAAATATTAAAGATATGTTATATAACCAAAATTAG
- a CDS encoding TetR/AcrR family transcriptional regulator, translating into MPTKLFFELNEDKQRNIISVGISEFATYGYTNSSTNRIVKSSGISKGSLFKYFSTKEELYFFILDTVTADFIESLEKKTIAISPELFQRIIEYSALEFSWYIQNPEKAKLLIGAFTRSDTEIYQKTIERYSIKEFDVYDNLVKDIDLSNFRWDKQKTIDILKWFLKGFNDSFLVSTQIDNYSFEHIQNEYVKSLTEYLEILKMGLLK; encoded by the coding sequence ATGCCTACAAAATTATTTTTTGAGCTTAATGAAGACAAACAAAGGAATATTATTAGTGTGGGAATATCTGAATTTGCAACATATGGTTATACAAATAGTTCCACCAATAGAATAGTTAAAAGCTCTGGTATTAGTAAAGGTAGCTTGTTTAAATATTTTTCTACTAAAGAAGAATTGTATTTTTTCATACTTGATACCGTCACAGCAGACTTTATTGAAAGTTTAGAAAAAAAGACAATCGCCATTTCACCAGAGTTATTCCAACGAATAATTGAATATTCTGCTTTAGAATTTTCTTGGTATATTCAAAATCCTGAAAAAGCAAAATTGTTAATAGGTGCATTTACAAGAAGTGATACTGAGATTTACCAAAAGACCATAGAACGATATAGTATTAAGGAATTTGATGTATATGACAATCTAGTTAAAGATATTGATTTGAGTAATTTTCGTTGGGATAAGCAGAAAACTATCGACATTTTGAAGTGGTTTCTAAAAGGTTTTAACGATTCTTTTTTAGTAAGTACTCAAATAGATAACTATTCATTCGAACACATACAAAATGAATATGTAAAAAGTCTAACAGAATATCTGGAAATATTAAAAATGGGGCTTTTAAAATAA
- a CDS encoding alpha/beta hydrolase, translating into MFWKAKGGCVSIDDTDMDYISFGNGSDILIMLPGLGDGLTTVKRMAIAMAIAYRMYAKDYKVYVFSRKNHLKEGYSTRDMAKDQAKAMKILGITKAKVLGISQGGMIAQYLAIDYPDLIEKLVLAVTLSKQNKNIQEVVGNWITLAEQEKYKHLMIDISENSYSENYLKKYRFLYPLLGKIGKPKDFRRFLIQASSCIQHDAYMELNNIICPTLIIGGDNDKIVGVTSSVELTDKIKDSELFIYKGLGHAAYEEAKDFNNRVLNYLSK; encoded by the coding sequence ATGTTTTGGAAGGCAAAAGGTGGATGCGTCAGCATTGACGATACAGATATGGACTATATCTCTTTTGGAAATGGTAGTGATATTTTAATCATGCTTCCTGGACTAGGCGATGGATTAACCACAGTCAAAAGAATGGCTATCGCAATGGCTATAGCATATCGCATGTACGCCAAAGACTATAAAGTATATGTTTTTAGCAGAAAAAACCATTTAAAAGAAGGTTATTCTACACGAGATATGGCTAAAGACCAAGCGAAAGCCATGAAAATACTTGGTATCACTAAAGCTAAAGTTTTAGGTATTTCTCAAGGTGGAATGATAGCACAATACCTTGCTATTGATTATCCCGATTTAATTGAGAAACTCGTACTGGCAGTTACGCTATCAAAGCAGAATAAAAACATACAAGAAGTTGTTGGGAATTGGATTACATTGGCAGAGCAAGAAAAATATAAGCATCTAATGATTGACATATCAGAAAATTCTTATTCAGAGAATTATCTAAAAAAATATCGTTTTCTTTACCCCTTGCTTGGGAAAATCGGTAAACCTAAAGATTTTAGACGGTTTCTCATACAAGCATCCTCTTGTATTCAGCATGATGCATATATGGAGTTGAATAATATTATATGTCCCACTTTGATAATTGGGGGCGATAACGATAAGATAGTTGGTGTAACTTCTTCTGTTGAATTAACTGATAAAATTAAGGACAGCGAATTATTTATATATAAAGGTCTTGGACATGCTGCGTATGAGGAAGCAAAAGATTTTAATAATCGTGTTCTAAATTATTTATCGAAATAA